From Garra rufa chromosome 19, GarRuf1.0, whole genome shotgun sequence, the proteins below share one genomic window:
- the ndufa2 gene encoding NADH dehydrogenase [ubiquinone] 1 alpha subcomplex subunit 2, producing MAAAAVVRGIGSNLSKNLREVRLHLCQISAASQGTRDFIEQHYVTLKKANPEFPILIRECSGVQPTLWARYGFGKERSVSLDNMNADQVAKALESVVNAKP from the exons ATGGCGGCGGCAGCAGTGGTTCGTGGAATCGGCTCAAATCTGTCAAAAAATCTGCGTGAGGTCCGCCTGCATTTATGCCAGATATCAGCTGCCAGTCAGGGAACCAG gGATTTTATTGAGCAGCATTATGTGACATTAAAGAAGGCAAACCCAGAGTTCCCCATCTTGATCCGAGAGTGTTCTGGAGTTCAGCCTACGCTGTGGGCGAGATATG GTTTTGGCAAAGAACGCAGCGTTTCACTGGACAACATGAACGCCGACCAAGTGGCCAAAGCACTTGAATCAGTAGTGAACGCAAAGCCCTAA